From the genome of Callithrix jacchus isolate 240 chromosome 7, calJac240_pri, whole genome shotgun sequence, one region includes:
- the MYSM1 gene encoding deubiquitinase MYSM1 isoform X1: MATEEADVDIEGDVVAAAGAQPGSDENTVSVLQKDHYLDSSWRTENGLIPWTLDNTISEENRAVIEKMLLEEEYYLSKKSLPEKVWLDQKEDDKKYVKSLQKTAKIMVHSPTKPASYSVKWTIEEKELFEQGLAKFGRRWTKISKLIGSRTVLQVKSYARQYFKNKVKCGLEKETPNQKNGHNLQVISENKGTKAWTPSCFRGRADPNLNAVKIEKLSDDEDVDITDEVDELSSQIPQKNSSSDISLDFPNSKMHETNQGEFIASDSQEIVFSKSSRDCLQNEKQDETLSSSEITLWTQKQSSSDKNSVKLNDQKFNELIKNSNKHDGRGIIVDARQLPSLGPCEIQNDLNDNEMPFHSCQMVEESHEEEELKPPEQEIEIDRNIIQEEEKQAIPEFFEGRQAKTPERYLKIRNYILDQWEICKPKYLNKTSVRPGLKNCGDVNCIGRIHTYLELIGAINFGCEQAVYNRPQTVDKVRIRDKKDAVEAYQLAQRLQSMRTRRRRVRDPWGNWCDAKDLEGQTFEHLSAEELAKRREEEKGRPVKSLKVPRPTKSSFDPFQLIPCNFFSEEKQEPFQVKVASEALLIMDLHAHVSMAEVIGLLGGRYSEVDKVVEVCAAEPCNSLSTGLQCEMDPVSQTQASETLAVRGYSVIGWYHSHPAFDPNPSLRDIDTQAKYQSYFSRGGAKFIGMIVSPYNRNNPLPYSQITCLVISEEISPDGSYRLPYKFEVQQMLEEPQWGLVFEKTRWIIEKYRLSHSSVPMDKIFHRDSDLTCLQKLLECMRKTLSKVTNCFMAEEFLTEIENLFLSHYKSNQENGVTEENCTKELLM, translated from the exons ATGGCGACTGAAGAGGCGGATGTGGATATCGAAGGGGACGTGGTAGCGGCGGCGGGGGCACAGCCAGG AAGTGATGAAAatacagtttcagttttacaaaaaGATCACTATCTTGATTCATCTTGGAGAACAGAGAATGGCCTTATT CCCTGGACCTTGGATAACACCATCAGTGAAGAGAACAGAGCTGTTATTGAGAAAATGTTATTGGAAGAAGA GtattatttatctaaaaaatCACTACCGGAAAAAGTCTGGCTTGATCAAAAGGAAGATGATAAAAAATATGTGAAGAg TCTGCAGAAAACAGCAAAAATCAT ggtACACTCTCCTACAAAACCAGCCAGTTACTCAGTAAAGTGGACgatagaagaaaaagagctgTTTGAACAAGGGCTG GCTAAATTTGGCCGAAGATGGACCAAAATTTCAAAGTTAATTGGAAGTCGCACTGTTTTACAAGTGAAGAGTTATGCaagacagtattttaaaaataag GTCAAATGCGGCCTGGAGAAAGAAACACCAAATCAGAAGAACGGCCATAATCTTCAAGTTATAAGTGAAAATAAAGGGACAAAGGCATGGACACCGTCATGTTTCAGGGGACGTGCTGATCCCAACTTGAATGCTGTAAAAATTGAAAAGTTATCTGATGATGAAGATGTAGACATCACAGATGAGGTGGATGAGTTGTCTTCTCAAATACCCCAAAAGAATTCTAGCAGTGATATCTCGTTAGATTTCCCTAATAGTAAAATGCATGAAACCAATCAAGGAGAATTCATTGCTTCTGACAGCCAGGAAATTGTCTTTTCTAAGTCTTCCAGGGACTGTcttcaaaatgaaaagcaagacGAAACACTTTCAAGCTCGGAAATTACATTGTGGACACAGAAACAGAGCAGCAGTGACAAAAATTCAGTCAAATTAAATGATCAGAAATTTAATGAATTGATTAAAAATAGCAACAAGCATGATGGAAGGGGAATCATAGTTGATGCCAGGCAGTTGCCTTCTCTGGGGCCTTGTGAAATTCAGAACGATTTGAATGATAATGAAATGCCTTTTCATTCTTGCCAAATGGTAGAGGAAAGTCATGAGGAAGAAGAGCTTAAACCACCAGAACAGGAAATAGAAATAGATAGAAATATCattcaagaagaagaaaaacaagcaattccTGAGTTTTTTGAGGGACGCCAAGCTAAAACACCAGAACGCtatttgaaaattagaaattacaTTTTGGATCAATG GGAGATATGCAAACCGAAATACTTAAATAAGACCTCAGTACGTCCTGGCCTGAAGAACTGTGGGGATGTTAATTGTATTGGACGGATTCATACATACCTCGAATTGATAGGAGCAATCAATTTTGGatgtg AACAGGCTGTATATAATAGGCCACAAACGGTTGACAAAGTACGAATCAGAGACAAAAAAGATGCAGTAGAAGCATATCAGCTTGCCCAGCGTCTGCAGTCTATG CGTACAAGGAGACGTAGGGTCCGAGACCCATGGGGAAACTGGTGTGACGCAAAGGACTTAGAAGGACAAACATTTGAG CATCTTTCTGCTGAGGAGTTggcaaaaagaagagaagaggaaaaaggcagACCTGTTAAATCTTTAAAAGTGCCAAGACCAACAAAAAG ttcatTTGATCCCTTCCAACTGATACCTTGTAATTTTTTCAGTGAAGAAAAGCAG gAGCCATTTCAGGTGAAAGTGGCTTCAGAAGCACTTTTAATAATGGATTTG CATGCCCATGTTTCTATGGCAGAAGTGATCGGTCTGTTAGGAGGAAGATACTCAGAAGTTGATAAAGTAGTTGAA GTCTGTGCAGCAGAACCATGTAACAGTCTGAGTACAGGACTACAGTGTGAGATGGATCCTGTATCACAAACACAGGCCTCAGAAACCTTGGCTGTTAGAGGCTACAGTGTTATTGGATGGTATCATTCTCATCCTGCTTTTGATCCCAATCCTTCCTTACGAGATATTGACACACAAGCTAAATACCAG AGTTACTTCTCCAGAGGAGGTGCAAAGTTCATTGGAATGATTGTTAGTCCTTATAATCGAAATAATCCCTTACCATATTCTCAAATTACCTGTCTGGTTATAAGTGAGGAAATTAGCCCAGATGGCTCTTATC GCTTACCCTACAAATTTGAAGTACAACAGATGTTAGAAGAACCTCAGTGGGGATTAGTATTTGAAAAGACAAGATGGATAATAGAAAAATACAGGCTGTCCCATAG CAGCGTCCCCATGGATAAAATCTTTCACCGGGATTCTGACCTGACTTGTTTACAGAAA CTTTTGGAGTGTATGAGGAAGACTCTGAGCAAAGTGACCAATTGCTTTATGGCTGAAGAATTCTTGactgaaatagaaaatttgtttctttcccattataaaagcaaccaagagaatggagTAACCGAAGAGAACTGTACAAAGGAATTGTTAATGTGA
- the MYSM1 gene encoding deubiquitinase MYSM1 isoform X2: MATEEADVDIEGDVVAAAGAQPGSDENTVSVLQKDHYLDSSWRTENGLIPWTLDNTISEENRAVIEKMLLEEEYYLSKKSLPEKVWLDQKEDDKKYVKSLQKTAKIMVHSPTKPASYSVKWTIEEKELFEQGLAKFGRRWTKISKLIGSRTVLQVKSYARQYFKNKVKCGLEKETPNQKNGHNLQVISENKGTKAWTPSCFRGRADPNLNAVKIEKLSDDEDVDITDEVDELSSQIPQKNSSSDISLDFPNSKMHETNQGEFIASDSQEIVFSKSSRDCLQNEKQDETLSSSEITLWTQKQSSSDKNSVKLNDQKFNELIKNSNKHDGRGIIVDARQLPSLGPCEIQNDLNDNEMPFHSCQMVEESHEEEELKPPEQEIEIDRNIIQEEEKQAIPEFFEGRQAKTPERYLKIRNYILDQWEICKPKYLNKTSVRPGLKNCGDVNCIGRIHTYLELIGAINFGCEQAVYNRPQTVDKVRIRDKKDAVEAYQLAQRLQSMRTRRRRVRDPWGNWCDAKDLEGQTFEHLSAEELAKRREEEKGRPVKSLKVPRPTKSSFDPFQLIPCNFFSEEKQEPFQVKVASEALLIMDLHAHVSMAEVIGLLGGRYSEVDKVVEVCAAEPCNSLSTGLQCEMDPVSQTQASETLAVRGYSVIGWYHSHPAFDPNPSLRDIDTQAKYQSYFSRGGAKFIGMIVSPYNRNNPLPYSQITCLVISEEISPDGSYRLPYKFEVQQMLEEPQWGLVFEKTRWIIEKYRLSHSVPMDKIFHRDSDLTCLQKLLECMRKTLSKVTNCFMAEEFLTEIENLFLSHYKSNQENGVTEENCTKELLM, encoded by the exons ATGGCGACTGAAGAGGCGGATGTGGATATCGAAGGGGACGTGGTAGCGGCGGCGGGGGCACAGCCAGG AAGTGATGAAAatacagtttcagttttacaaaaaGATCACTATCTTGATTCATCTTGGAGAACAGAGAATGGCCTTATT CCCTGGACCTTGGATAACACCATCAGTGAAGAGAACAGAGCTGTTATTGAGAAAATGTTATTGGAAGAAGA GtattatttatctaaaaaatCACTACCGGAAAAAGTCTGGCTTGATCAAAAGGAAGATGATAAAAAATATGTGAAGAg TCTGCAGAAAACAGCAAAAATCAT ggtACACTCTCCTACAAAACCAGCCAGTTACTCAGTAAAGTGGACgatagaagaaaaagagctgTTTGAACAAGGGCTG GCTAAATTTGGCCGAAGATGGACCAAAATTTCAAAGTTAATTGGAAGTCGCACTGTTTTACAAGTGAAGAGTTATGCaagacagtattttaaaaataag GTCAAATGCGGCCTGGAGAAAGAAACACCAAATCAGAAGAACGGCCATAATCTTCAAGTTATAAGTGAAAATAAAGGGACAAAGGCATGGACACCGTCATGTTTCAGGGGACGTGCTGATCCCAACTTGAATGCTGTAAAAATTGAAAAGTTATCTGATGATGAAGATGTAGACATCACAGATGAGGTGGATGAGTTGTCTTCTCAAATACCCCAAAAGAATTCTAGCAGTGATATCTCGTTAGATTTCCCTAATAGTAAAATGCATGAAACCAATCAAGGAGAATTCATTGCTTCTGACAGCCAGGAAATTGTCTTTTCTAAGTCTTCCAGGGACTGTcttcaaaatgaaaagcaagacGAAACACTTTCAAGCTCGGAAATTACATTGTGGACACAGAAACAGAGCAGCAGTGACAAAAATTCAGTCAAATTAAATGATCAGAAATTTAATGAATTGATTAAAAATAGCAACAAGCATGATGGAAGGGGAATCATAGTTGATGCCAGGCAGTTGCCTTCTCTGGGGCCTTGTGAAATTCAGAACGATTTGAATGATAATGAAATGCCTTTTCATTCTTGCCAAATGGTAGAGGAAAGTCATGAGGAAGAAGAGCTTAAACCACCAGAACAGGAAATAGAAATAGATAGAAATATCattcaagaagaagaaaaacaagcaattccTGAGTTTTTTGAGGGACGCCAAGCTAAAACACCAGAACGCtatttgaaaattagaaattacaTTTTGGATCAATG GGAGATATGCAAACCGAAATACTTAAATAAGACCTCAGTACGTCCTGGCCTGAAGAACTGTGGGGATGTTAATTGTATTGGACGGATTCATACATACCTCGAATTGATAGGAGCAATCAATTTTGGatgtg AACAGGCTGTATATAATAGGCCACAAACGGTTGACAAAGTACGAATCAGAGACAAAAAAGATGCAGTAGAAGCATATCAGCTTGCCCAGCGTCTGCAGTCTATG CGTACAAGGAGACGTAGGGTCCGAGACCCATGGGGAAACTGGTGTGACGCAAAGGACTTAGAAGGACAAACATTTGAG CATCTTTCTGCTGAGGAGTTggcaaaaagaagagaagaggaaaaaggcagACCTGTTAAATCTTTAAAAGTGCCAAGACCAACAAAAAG ttcatTTGATCCCTTCCAACTGATACCTTGTAATTTTTTCAGTGAAGAAAAGCAG gAGCCATTTCAGGTGAAAGTGGCTTCAGAAGCACTTTTAATAATGGATTTG CATGCCCATGTTTCTATGGCAGAAGTGATCGGTCTGTTAGGAGGAAGATACTCAGAAGTTGATAAAGTAGTTGAA GTCTGTGCAGCAGAACCATGTAACAGTCTGAGTACAGGACTACAGTGTGAGATGGATCCTGTATCACAAACACAGGCCTCAGAAACCTTGGCTGTTAGAGGCTACAGTGTTATTGGATGGTATCATTCTCATCCTGCTTTTGATCCCAATCCTTCCTTACGAGATATTGACACACAAGCTAAATACCAG AGTTACTTCTCCAGAGGAGGTGCAAAGTTCATTGGAATGATTGTTAGTCCTTATAATCGAAATAATCCCTTACCATATTCTCAAATTACCTGTCTGGTTATAAGTGAGGAAATTAGCCCAGATGGCTCTTATC GCTTACCCTACAAATTTGAAGTACAACAGATGTTAGAAGAACCTCAGTGGGGATTAGTATTTGAAAAGACAAGATGGATAATAGAAAAATACAGGCTGTCCCATAG CGTCCCCATGGATAAAATCTTTCACCGGGATTCTGACCTGACTTGTTTACAGAAA CTTTTGGAGTGTATGAGGAAGACTCTGAGCAAAGTGACCAATTGCTTTATGGCTGAAGAATTCTTGactgaaatagaaaatttgtttctttcccattataaaagcaaccaagagaatggagTAACCGAAGAGAACTGTACAAAGGAATTGTTAATGTGA